The Mobula hypostoma chromosome 1, sMobHyp1.1, whole genome shotgun sequence genome includes the window TTGTCAGTAAGTGTTCTCCGTGCCATTTTTTCATGTGTTTCTCAAGGGTGCTGTAAACGCTGAAGGGCATTTGACAAATGTCGCACCTGTAAACCTCCTTGCCAATCTGGCCGTGCGTTTTCATGTGACGTGTCAGCTTGCTGCTCTGGGCGCATGCATAGTTGCAGAGCTCGCATTTGTAAGGCCGTTCGCCCGTGTGGCTCCTGCGGTGGACTGTCAAGTTGCTGCAGTTTTTGAACACTTTGCCGCAGTACTCGCAAGTGTCGCTCCGGCGTCCTTCCTTCGAGCTTGGCCGCCCCGGGCCGGGACCTCCCATGTGAGGGGTGCTGCCACTGCTGGCGGTGCCGCTGCGTCCGGATAGACCTCCGTCCAGCATGTCCCCGGGAGGGGTGGAGAATCTCAGGCTGCCGTTCTCCGACGAGTGCTCTGAAGAAGTGGCGAAGGGGGATTGTCTGGAGTCACCGAAGCCCAGGAAAGGGTCTTTCATGAAGTGCCTGGACGCCGCGTAGCCCACTAGCCACTGCGAGTAAACATTCTCGGAAGGGATTAAAGGCCCCGAGggcaggtccaggtccttctCCATCTTGATTCTCTTTGAGGAGGCGACGGACGGAGAGGGGCTGGTGATCAAGGGGGGTTTCCGAGGCATCATGATAGGGAAGGTCTCCCCGGGCCCAAAGCTGCGCCCGTTCACCGTCCCGTCTTCTGGACGGTCCAGCTCGCCGGCGACCGAGTCCTCGTCCCCGGTGTCCCTCTGGCCGTCGGATGAGCGCTTGGAGAAGGTGTTGCGTTTTTGCTTGTCTGCCAGCACGTCCCCATAGTGCTGGATGGCTCGCAGCCCCACGTTCTCCATGACCTTGCCCAGGACACAGTGCTTCTCGTTGATGGGCAGCTTGAAGCCGTTCTCCCGGTTGCGGCTCAGCTCGGAGTCCATGCTGAAGCTGGACTCTGGCCGGCTCTCGTTctccagctcctcctcctcctcctcctcttcctcttcctcctcctcctcgttCTCGTTCAGGAGGCCGGCGCCAAAGTTGGTGGCTCCCCCGCCCTTGAGCCCGCAGCCTTCACCGGCGGGGTGCTCGCTGGTGCCAGGCTCGGGGGAGCTGGTGGCGGACAGCCCGTCGTCTGACCGGCCCGTCACCGAGGCCCCCTTGTGCAGGTGCGTCTTCATGTGCCGTTTCAGCTTGCTGGCCTGCGAGCAGGCGTGGTCGCACAGCTGACACTTGTAGGGCTTCTCCCCTGTGTGGCTCCGCCGGTGGACGATCAAGTTACTCTGGAACTTGAAGGTCTTGCCGCAGAACTCGCAGGACTTGGTCTTGGCCTGCGACTGTGGTGGCGTGGTGCTGCTCGGGGGCATGGGGGGCAGCGGCGGCGTGCTGAGGAAGGGCGACTTGgggctgggctggaagggctggagCAGACGGTGCATAGGATTGTGCCGGCTGGGCGAGAGGGGCGGAGTCGAACTGCTGTTCCCCGCCAGCTCCCGAAGCCTCCTGGAGAAGTCCATGGTCTGAGACTCCATGCCCAGTGGGTGGTTTAAGCGCATTACTCTGTCAAAGGCACTGTGATGCTGAGATACCAAGCCCATCTCGTCGGCACTAAGGCGGTCCAAGCGATGGGGGTCTAGGTGGTGCCGAGGAGGCGGGCTAAAGATGGGAGGGGTGCTGGGGAGGCGTCCGTCGCCGAAGCCAGGGTGCTCCTGGAGGATGGGGCCTGTCATCCGCAGCAGGCTGAAGGGGTTGTTCTCGCCCAGGAAGCTGGTAAGAGGCGACTGCGAGATGGGGTCCGGGCCCAGGGAGGGGGGAAGGCCAATCCGAGGGGTAAGGGGGCTGCTGGACGGGTGCGTCTCCAGGTAAATGCGGAATCCGTGTGTGTTCTGTGCATGTTGGAGCAGGAACCAGGCGCTCGTGAAGGGCTGCTTGCATGTTGTGCAAATGTAGCTAGAAGGCTCAtctttgcctgcaagaaaacagagGAAACCATTAGTTCAATCAGGTTCACCGGCAGCCTCTTTTTATACAGTAGCTGAGTGCAGAAAGACGCAGGCAGAAAAATCATGGCGGAACACTACCCACACAGCAAACTGACTTTCCAAAAACCTTCCTTTGGAAAGTGCTGTAGAGCTataaaaacaaaaacttcacgccGTCTTAAAAGTTTCtacccccaggcagttaatctgatcaaccattctagttagctaaccccccccccatatctAATCCCTCAGTCACTGCAGTTTGtaaacacattaaaccactttttataattctGCTTTCattataaatacatgctggtatttatatatttatgcacattttattccatttccgtacttctaactttatttttacatAATTCTTAATAATTGTCGAATGCTGTTGTTTTTGCTGCATGTCGCACtgtcacaccacagcaaattcctaacacatgTCAATATGTATAGTAAATAAAACTGATCCGTGATCCTTGACAGAATTGTTCTCAGACACCAAAGACAGGAAGGAGTTGGGTTCCATAGAGGACAGGGTGAGGAAGCGCACTAGAGAGATGCAGGGAAGGGGTTCCGCAGGCGAGGGCTTGGTCGTCCCATTGAAAATCGGGCATGAACAAGGTTGAGGAGGGTGCAGAGATCTATTGGCTGGAAGAGCTTTAATAAGTGTTGTGAGGACAGTCCAGTGGAGGGCTCCTGAGCAGCGGGTTGAGACATAGATGTAAGCCAGTGAGCACAGGATAGAGCAGGGTGAGTGGGAGCTGGAGTGAGTCTGGAAACCTTGCATACttcttatacagatcaaatcattacacagtgcattgagctggaaTTAGGtagaacagtaacaatgcagaataaagtgtaaaagccagCAAAAAAGTGCGGTGCATGTAAATGATGAAGTGctagatcataatgaggtagattgtgagaccaaGAAGCCATCTTATCATAAAAAAAGATCGTTCATGATTTTGATAACAGAACAGAAGCTATCActgagctttcaggcttttatattttctgcccagtgggagaggggagcagggagaatgtctggggtgagaTGTCTCTGATAATGCTGACTGTTTTTCCTCAGGGACTGAGACgggtagacagagtccacagaagacaggctggttcctgtgatgtgctgaggtgTGTCCACCAAAAATGTCCAAGTTACTGGGAGCCAACTCATCCTTGAATGACTCATCCTGTTGTCACACATggcaatgtagtggttagcacaaggtTTTACAGTCCCCGCAACCGGGGTCgatttcctgctgctgcctgcaaggagtttgtactttctccctgtaaccgtgcgggtttcctcagggtgctcctgttccttcccacagtccaaaaacgtaccggttagttggttaattggccattgtacgCTATCCCGTAATTAGGCTGGGCTTAATCAGGGACGGCTGGGCAGCTCGGCTCAAAGGGCCCGAAGGGCCTATCCTCGCCGTAACTCAGgaagtaaatttttaaaaaactgctgcACTGGTGGTCAGCAGAGGAGTGGGGAGGTGTGTTCAGGCAGGGGAGTTAGTTCATAATAAATGGTATGGGCACCGGTAGTAGGGTACAGGGGAGATAAAATACCCGGCCCCAGTGTGTGGAGTGTGTTCTTCACTGCCAAGACTCCTGACTGGTGTTCGATAAATGTACCAAGGAAAGAGGTGAGTGAGAATACCTGGGCTCTAACAACGCTGacgcagggagaggagaatgagaATACTTGGACTCTAACAATGCTGACacagggagaggagaatgagaATACCTGGGCTCTAACAACACTGACAGAcacagggagaggagagtgagaatACCTGGGCTCTAACAACGCTGACAGAcacagggagaggagagtgagaatACCTGGGCTCTAATAACGCTGACAGACACAGGGAGAGGTGAGTGAGAATACCTGGGCTCTAACAACActgacagagggagggagaggagagtgaaaatACCTGGGCTCTAACAACACTGACACAGGGAGAGGTGAGTGAGATTACCTGGGCTCTAACAATGCTGACagagcagagggagggagaggcgaGTGAGAATACCTGACAGAcacagggagaggagagtgagaatATCTGGCCTCTAACAACActgacagagggagggagagctaAACAGCCTCCTTCTGAGAGCGAGGGTCATCTGACACAGGTAATGCTCACTGCTGCTTTGTGTCCGGACCTTTAACACAATGTGATATAGGGGACCAAAAGAGAAACTATGTGTGCAGTTGCCCTCATCACTTGTACATTTCAATGAAAGTCAATTTTCTATTAGTCTGATTTAATGCTTTGACAGAATCAATTATAATACACACATCTAAAAGCTACTTTTAATAATTACCGAACAGAGTCTGGACTTAGTCAAGTAACATTATCTTCACTGGTGGATGAAGGTAAACTGAACACCAATACTAAAATAGGTTAACGGTTGAGACCTGTTAATCTCCCTCGAGCCGAGACCTGTTAATCCTCACATTATCAACaattcaatttttttaaatttcagagatacagcatgcaATAAGCCCTTCcgacccaatgagccacacctatttaaccctagcctaatcacaggaccaattTACATGTGACCAGCCCATGgacggatttccaacatcttctcaaatgGGCATGGGAGACCCTGACTGAAATGACTGTGTTTCAGTACCACTGCCTCCTGATCTCAAGTTCAATCTGAAAGTGTCCTTTTGGTTGTCAAGAGCCACTTAAAAACATGTGAATTCATTTAGCTCCTTCCATGACTTCAGGGCTTCTGAATGGACTTTACAATGTGTGCTGCCTTGGAACTCTGTAATACAAGTATTCCTCGATTCACCAACATTCAAttagtaatttttctctgcaatgCTACTGATCTTTTGGGGACATATCTTCCTAAATGATCTCCCTCATGTTTGGGAACATCCATCCCTCGAGATGAGATGGCCAACCTGATGAATGGTGTGATCCTGTCTATTAAATAATCTGTTTCGGCCTGATCTCCAGAAGCAAGTATTGACTCATACggtaaacaggcccttcggcccaactagtcTGCACTGATCAAGATACCTCATAAACCAGTATCTGGTCCAtagccttctaaacctttccatatCATTACCTGTCAACTGTCTTTTAATGACTGCTATTgtatctagcaacacacacagaatgctggaggaactcagcagatcaggtaacatctatggaaaagaataaacagtcgacgttttgggccaagaccctgcttcaggacagagagtctcagccagaaacatcgactgtctattcattcccatagatgtaGCCTGCCGTGCTCAGTTTCTCCGACATtttgtgtcctgacgaagggttcccgcccgaaacgttgactgttcatttccacggatgctgcccgacctgctgagttcctccagcatgtttgaatgttactttgaccccagcatctgcagagtattttgtgtgtgttgctctggaactccagtacctgcagaatctTCCCTGTTTGCTTTTGCCCTTGCCTCAATTAatacctctggcagctcatttcatatattCACCATCCTTTGTGTAAAAAAGTTGCCCCCTCAAGCTCCTACTAAATCTttgccctctcatcttaaacctattccCTCTAGTTCCTGATTCCCTGCCCTATTTAAGCACTTGATCACTTTATACAAGGTCatctctcagtctcctacactccaaggaatcaAGGCGTACCCTGTCCAACCTCCCCCtacaactcagtccctcaagtctttCCAAATCTTTACTGCATGCTTTCCAGTTCgatcacatctttcctacagcaggtgactaaaactgaatcTTCCTCGGGGAATTCTTCTTTCCCCTCACTGGAAAAGCAGCACTTCTGCCAGCATAGCTCTCCCTCAGTTCTGCACCGGCATTTTAGCCTAGACTTACGACTGAGACTCCGGTGCGGGACTTGAACCCAAGACTCAACGGCAGGGCAGAGGCGCGGCTAATGTCGCCGTGAATTAGGGCCTCCCCAGgggtggatgggaaaggaagCAAAGAGATTTGGAGCGCAGCTTGTAACGCAGGAACAGCCAGCCCACTGACGGCTGTTACAAACTGAGCCTTGCACGTTATCCACGCAGGCCCCGGGTCTCTGGAGTTCCTGCTGCCAGTTCGGTATTAAGGTTGTCCACCCAGCTCATCTGCACCACACAGGGGCTGTAAGGAGGTCCCAGGAGTGGTATTCTATCCGTTTAATGAGCAACCGCATCCTTCACCTTGGGTTTTACCTACTTTTCCTGGCTTTAAATTAATCAATTAATCAGAGACAGCTGTTCAATTAGACGTCTAAAAATTTACAGGCGATCTCTACAGCCATTTCCATATGGTGCCTGATGAGGGGAACTTTAATGACCTGCTCACTGCTGCTCTACTCAATGAAGAGTACCATTAATGTTTTTTCATTAAGGCTGTCCCAGTACATTGTGTTAATATGATAGCCTAATTCTTTATCTTTTACTGACAGGAGTTAACCCTCGCCACCCCCCAAGTTACACACAGCGACAGACGAAGGCTCAAGAAGGAGCCTTCCtcctctgcctctcctttgtccccgCCCCCCGCCACCCTCCCAACTCTGCAAAAGGCATATACGTCGAGTAAGTGTCAAGATACACAgtacaaagaacatttattatgtTGGCCTGGGAATTCCACTCACACTGGTGCCTGGCCAAGGGAAAGAACGCAGCAAAATAGTGGGGAGGAGATAAACCCATTGCAAGGCAGTGAGGTGAAACAGACGGTATGGCTCAGGCATCTGTTGAACACACCGTCTATTGTTCAATCTCACTGCAGCCTATAGAATTAATAATCAGCTACTGGGTGTATTGGGTGCCTCATTCAAAAATCACCCGCTATATCACTGCCCAAGACAATACTACTACCAGGCTGATACAACACCAGTGACCTCTCACCACTCCAACATCAATGCACAGCCAGCTAACACACAGTCTTTTCATTACAAGTGTTCAAGGGGTGAGCCTAAAATGTAAACTGAATTCCCACAATGAACAAAGTTTTGATATCCTCTCGCTGACCCCAGTCGGCGCTCTAGCGGCCTCCAGGCAGGATCTTCACAAAGATGCCTTTAAATGTTTCCAACCAAGCTCGCTCACAACCCTTTAGCGCAGTGTCCACAGCAGATCCGTTCAGTTCGGCTACCCCTatggtggaaaaaaaaacaatgcctTGCATTGTGAACCTCTTGTCACTTGAAAAGCATGTCCCTGGCTACGAGCCACAGGAACTGGAAGGGACCTTTCGGGCAATCAATCTCTCAGTGATTCTTCACTGAATTTAACActtctacctccctcccccctcccatttaCCAGCCTCCCCCCTTACTCTGCTCCACAAGAAAGGCATCTTGCTAGCTTTTTAACCCACACTTGTCTCCGTATCTTTTTTACCTCCTTGTAACTCAGACCGATGGCACTCAACAACTCATACCCATTGTCTAATATTTATTCTTTCTACAATCTCCTGATAATTACTTTTCATtcgttaaatttatttatttattgagatacagtgcagaacaggcccttctggccctttgagccatgctatcCAGCAACCCCCCAATCTAACACTATCCTagtcgtgggacaatttacaatgacctattaaccgagcaaccagtacgtctttggactgttagAGCaatctggagcacctgaaggaaacctacgcgctcacgggaagaacgtacaaattccttcaATGCAACAGCAGGAACTGAAACTGGGTCACTGGTTCTGTAAAGCACTGCGTTAGCCACTATGGCACCGTGCTGCCCCACTCTTGGTGTCAACTACCGCAAAATAACTAAAGATGGTGTCataaaagagtgagagagagaaagagaaggaaggaagaaagagaatGGAAAAATATGTATATGGGGGGCAAATCTTGCTTGTGGACTTGCTTTGATCATCGTGCTTACAGCAAGGATGTATAAAATTACTAACAGCAGAGATAGGGTCAAAGTGAAGAgtcttttttcccccagggttggGATCAAGAACTGAAGGACAAAGGTTTccagtgagagggaagagatttaataggagctTGAATATAGTTTGGCTATATTGCAATAGTTGTGATTGTAAGTAATCTTGCACTGTAAAAGTTGCATTAGAGCAGGATTATCTACAAAAAATAAAAAGTTAATTTACTTCATTGTCTGTCAGGGTACTCAGGAACTCGGGAACACTCAAGCACCAAGTCGTGGTATAACAGAACAGTAGCTGGCTCCACCGTGCAGACTTAAAACAGGCTTGCTGAGTATGATTGCAAAGAAACCAGCATAGTCTGGCTAATGCAAACAGTGCTCCCTAAACTATCAACTGTGTTAGAAGCAATTTAAATCATGAAAACACATTTTACAGCAGATCTTTACAAGGTTGCTTAAGAGAAAATTTATTGGTGACTCAGAAAcactggagattctgcagatgctggaaatccagaataacacacacacacaatgtgggagaaactcagcagtctgtgttttgggctgagacccttcatcagggctcatgAGCAGCCTTGATAAAGATCCTGATCAAGGGTGCTGATCTGatatgttgactgtttcttcatttccataaacgctgcctgacctgctgagttcctccagcattttgtgtgtggtgactCAGAGGTTTGGCTCTGTGCTGGCTTTACATCTGTATCCATAGTAGTAAGACCTTATCTGAAGCCCTACCTCTGAGCCACTAGATTCCCTGAATCAGTTAATCACTGTTTTCTTTAATTCTCCTGCCTTAAACAGTCACTCCCTCCAGCATTAGAACACTGCGACCACAGTGTGCACCAGCTGCAAGACTAATTTCAACATCTCACCAAGGCTTTCCCCGTCACACCTCTTGAACTTATGAGCCCACAGCCAGAGAATGGGGCAGCAGGTGTTAGGGAATGCCATCCCTTTTCAACGCCCCTCCATGTTTGGTATCCTACCCTTGCACCAAATTACCTTGCCTTTGTCACTGTCACATGGCTGGCTTCCTATCTAACtgaatgggggggggcggggtaccTTCCCAATCCCAGCTATGGTAGTCAAGAATTCACCTCAGCAATGACATTCTCAAAGGCGTTCAGGAGAGTGCGATAATCGCTAGCCTCACCGGCATTTTCTCTCATGGGCCATACAAAGCAAAGGCATGATCTGAAAGCTACGAGAGGCAAGTTAGAGCACAAAAACTTTCCAAGGCCAGACTGAACTGCAAACTCGCCTCTCAGCCTAATGCACAATGTCTTCCCATGTCCAATGAGCGCTCGTCAACACTAATACAATGTGCCTGTTCATAATTTGGTTTAGAAGAGTGACATTTTGTAGTTTTATCATAACTGAGGCCCAGTGAAGAGAATAAAATGCAGACTGAAGCTGTACAACCATCACTTAAACCATCTGAGAGTCTTAACCCAGAGCAATGATTTAGATTCAGCAACTGGGATCAACTCTTCCTTAAAACCAGATTCCTTGATGATGGTGGGATTAAAAAAAAGCACTAAACAGGGTTGGACCACTTACTTTTTCAGTGTAATGTTTATATTAACATACCTGCCAATAGATTTGGGAGCTAAATGCATTGTCCTTTGAAACTGTTACCTTGTTGGGTAATCTGTTTCACTCACGAATGAGTTTGAGGCAAGAAATCTCACCAACGCCtcagctttctgaggaggctgaagagagctggactgtgtATACCAATTCTCACCACCTTCTACAGTTGTGCATCCTaacatggaaactgcactgtggtcgAACAGGAGGGCTCTTCAATgggtggtcaaaactgcccaactcaTCAGCGGCACCAGTCTACCCACCATCAGGGACATTCTTACAGAATGGTGCCGGGAACAGGCCAGCAATATCgtgagggatcccacccaccctgctcgtggacagctttccccactcccatcagggaagacaCAAAGCAATGCTCACGCCAGGACTAGTGATATCCCCAAGCTGTCAAGCTGAGTAACACCtgcaaaatgctacaggaactcagcaggtcaggcagcatctatagaaacagaaacatagaaaataggtgcaggagtaggccattcggcccttcgagcctgcatcgccatttattatgatcatggctgatcatccaactcagagctctccccctgccttccctccataccccctgatccccgtagccacaaggccatatctaactccctcttaaatatagccaatgaactggcctcaactgtttcctgtggcagagaattccacagattcaccactctctgtgtgaagaagtttttcctagtctcggtcctaaaagacctttatcctcaaactgtgacccctcgttctggacttccccaacatcgggaacaatcttcctgcatctagcctgtccaatccctttaggattttatacgtttcaatcagatcccccctcaatcttctaaattccaacgagtacaagcccagttcatccagtctttcttcatatgaaagtcctgccatcccaaaaatcaatctggtgaaccttctttgtactccctctatggcaaggatgtctttcctcagattaggggaccaaaactgcacacaatactccaggtgtggtctcaccaaggtcttgtacaactgcagtagtacctccctgctcctgtactcgaatcctcttgctataaatgccagcataccattcgcctttttcaccgcctgctgtacctgcatgcccactttcaatgactggtgtataatgacacccaggtctcgttgcacttccccttttcctaatcggccaccattcagataataatctgttttcctatttttgctaccaaagtggataacttcacatttatccacattaaactgcatctgccatgaatttgcccactcacccaacctatccaagtcactctgcatcctcttagcatcctcctcacagctaacactgccacccagtttcgtgtcatccgcaaacttggagatgctgcatttaattccctcatccaagtcattaatatatactgtaaacaactggggtcccagcactgagccttgcggtaccccactagtcacagcctgccattctgaaaaggtcccgtttattcccactctctgcttcctgtctgctaatcaattctctatccacatcaataccttacccccaataccatgtgctttaagtttgcacactaatctcctgtgtgggaccttgtcaaaagccttttgaaaatccaaatatgccacatccactggttctcccctatccactctactagttacatcctcaaaaaattctatgagattcgtcagacatgattttcctttcacaaatcaatGAGTAACAAGTCAATGTCATGGGCCTCCCAAAACCTTGaatctattcctttccatagatgctgtttgacctgctgagtccttccaaaATTTTCCATATGTTACTGTTGATCTCCTTCAGTACCTGCCGGCTGTGAGATCGCATAGTCTTCTAACAGACGTACACGAAACTCATAATGATCAATGTGAATTCCATTAAAAAAGCCAAATCGTGATTTCTTACGCTCTAACTCATTAGTGACTGATACAAATTACCTTACAAAACAACGGTTAAAAGGATGATGCATTTAGCTCCCAATACATTGACAGGTGTGTTAAGGCAACGTTATTCAAgtttgcttaatgtcatttccagtacacaagtgaaaaagagaatgaaataattgctcCGGATCTGACGCAGGACAAAacaataaataacacaataaacattaatacacaagatagcttatatacatagattgattgtgcgTCCACAAAGTGACACTAAGCACTGTACATAAGGTGCCtcagacaggaaatgatgaagtagtggtggtgggagttgtggaagagtgggttagtgagtggaggtggtgatcagccttgctgcttgggaaaagtacctgcttttgagtctggtggtcctggtgtggcagggtggagatacgtctctactaaaggaggtgcagGGGGTGCTACTTcatctccgctagcctgcaggtcaaccttgggcaaggtgtagcatctgcttccccccctccaaccctccaccccgatcaggatcacatgaagccacAGAAGTAGGCGgcggatggtcgtgtgagcagctagtgcacatcacaagtcctgatggACGGAAGGCTCACAgtgtctgaagagtattgataatggcaggggTCGCTTGTCCTGTAAAGACGCCGCCCaaaagaaggaaatggcaaaccacttctgtcggaAAAtatgccaggaacaatcatggtcatgaggcgATGATCGCCTACGTTATATGGACACAGCACACGATGACGATGGTGGTCCTGGTATGGACGCTGCATAGCCTCTTccttgatgggaatgggacaaacagtccatgagcagggtgggtgagttCCTTCACGattttactggcccttttctggcatctttctgtatatacacTGTGAGATCAGTGAAGGACCAAACATGCCTAGAATTTCTCCTACTTTCTCTTATTTCAAACAACACAGGAGGCCATCTGACTCATCAAGTCTGTATTAGCTCTAAGAGCAGTCACATTCCTCTATTTCCTCGAACCTATTCTCCCACGTATACTCCCTTTGTGTCCTACGCATTCCTTCACAGTTGCCTATTATCCTACCAGCCTGTCCTTGAGATGTGGGAAGAATACGTGGGGTCCTACGGTGCAGTAGGGGT containing:
- the bcl11ba gene encoding BAF chromatin remodeling complex subunit BCL11B a isoform X3; the encoded protein is MSRRKQGNPQHLSKREFSRKDEPSSYICTTCKQPFTSAWFLLQHAQNTHGFRIYLETHPSSSPLTPRIGLPPSLGPDPISQSPLTSFLGENNPFSLLRMTGPILQEHPGFGDGRLPSTPPIFSPPPRHHLDPHRLDRLSADEMGLVSQHHSAFDRVMRLNHPLGMESQTMDFSRRLRELAGNSSSTPPLSPSRHNPMHRLLQPFQPSPKSPFLSTPPLPPMPPSSTTPPQSQAKTKSCEFCGKTFKFQSNLIVHRRSHTGEKPYKCQLCDHACSQASKLKRHMKTHLHKGASVTGRSDDGLSATSSPEPGTSEHPAGEGCGLKGGGATNFGAGLLNENEEEEEEEEEEEEEELENESRPESSFSMDSELSRNRENGFKLPINEKHCVLGKVMENVGLRAIQHYGDVLADKQKRNTFSKRSSDGQRDTGDEDSVAGELDRPEDGTVNGRSFGPGETFPIMMPRKPPLITSPSPSVASSKRIKMEKDLDLPSGPLIPSENVYSQWLVGYAASRHFMKDPFLGFGDSRQSPFATSSEHSSENGSLRFSTPPGDMLDGGLSGRSGTASSGSTPHMGGPGPGRPSSKEGRRSDTCEYCGKVFKNCSNLTVHRRSHTGERPYKCELCNYACAQSSKLTRHMKTHGQIGKEVYRCDICQMPFSVYSTLEKHMKKWHGEHLLTSDVKIEQAERS
- the bcl11ba gene encoding BAF chromatin remodeling complex subunit BCL11B a isoform X1 — translated: MSRRKQGNPQHLSKREFSQANHVEAASTDEEDASMAGPAGGDHDLLTCGQCQAHFPLADILIFIEHKRKQCSAAAGCFDKAVDKRSPSPPHPEPRRVSEPVEIGIQVTPEEDDRLLTPTKGICPKQENLAGGKDEPSSYICTTCKQPFTSAWFLLQHAQNTHGFRIYLETHPSSSPLTPRIGLPPSLGPDPISQSPLTSFLGENNPFSLLRMTGPILQEHPGFGDGRLPSTPPIFSPPPRHHLDPHRLDRLSADEMGLVSQHHSAFDRVMRLNHPLGMESQTMDFSRRLRELAGNSSSTPPLSPSRHNPMHRLLQPFQPSPKSPFLSTPPLPPMPPSSTTPPQSQAKTKSCEFCGKTFKFQSNLIVHRRSHTGEKPYKCQLCDHACSQASKLKRHMKTHLHKGASVTGRSDDGLSATSSPEPGTSEHPAGEGCGLKGGGATNFGAGLLNENEEEEEEEEEEEEEELENESRPESSFSMDSELSRNRENGFKLPINEKHCVLGKVMENVGLRAIQHYGDVLADKQKRNTFSKRSSDGQRDTGDEDSVAGELDRPEDGTVNGRSFGPGETFPIMMPRKPPLITSPSPSVASSKRIKMEKDLDLPSGPLIPSENVYSQWLVGYAASRHFMKDPFLGFGDSRQSPFATSSEHSSENGSLRFSTPPGDMLDGGLSGRSGTASSGSTPHMGGPGPGRPSSKEGRRSDTCEYCGKVFKNCSNLTVHRRSHTGERPYKCELCNYACAQSSKLTRHMKTHGQIGKEVYRCDICQMPFSVYSTLEKHMKKWHGEHLLTSDVKIEQAERS
- the bcl11ba gene encoding BAF chromatin remodeling complex subunit BCL11B a isoform X2, encoding MSRRKQGNPQHLSKREFSQANHVEAASTDEEDASMAGPAGGDHDLLTCGQCQAHFPLADILIFIEHKRKQCSAAAGCFDKAVDKRSPSPPHPEPRRVSEPVEIGIQVTPEEDDRLLTPTKGICPKQENLAGGKDEPSSYICTTCKQPFTSAWFLLQHAQNTHGFRIYLETHPSSSPLTPRIGLPPSLGPDPISQSPLTSFLGENNPFSLLRMTGPILQEHPGFGDGRLPSTPPIFSPPPRHHLDPHRLDRLSADEMGLVSQHHSAFDRVMRLNHPLGMESQTMDFSRRLRELAGNSSSTPPLSPSRHNPMHRLLQPFQPSPKSPFLSTPPLPPMPPSSTTPPQSQAKTKSCEFCGKTFKFQSNLIVHRRSHTGEKPYKCQLCDHACSQASKLKRHMKTHLHKGASVTGRSDDGLSATSSPEPGTSEHPAGEGCGLKGGGATNFGAGLLNENEEEEEEEEEEEEEELENESRPESSFSMDSELSRNRENGFKLPINEKHCVLGKVMENVGLRAIQHYGDVLADKQKRNTFSKRSSDGQRDTGDEDSVAGELDRPEDGTVNGRSFGPGETFPIMMPRKPPLITSPSPSVASSKRIKMEKDLDLPSGPLIPSENVYSQWLVGYAASRHFMKDPFLGFGDSRQSPFATSSEHSSENGSLRFSTPPGDMLDGGLSGRSGTASSGSTPHMGGPGPGRPSSKEGRRSDTCEYCGKVFKNCSNLTVHRRSHTGERPYKCELCNYACAQSSKLTRHMKTHGQIGKEVYRNCDF